Proteins co-encoded in one Arachis hypogaea cultivar Tifrunner chromosome 13, arahy.Tifrunner.gnm2.J5K5, whole genome shotgun sequence genomic window:
- the LOC112733748 gene encoding uncharacterized oxidoreductase At4g09670, which yields MAKPETVRFAIMGCAHIARKVARAIALAPNATLCAVASRSLQKAQTFAAQNALPDTVALYGSYQELLDDPTVDAVYLPLPTSLHVRWAVAAAARRKHVLLEKPAALDAAELERILEACESNGVQFMDGSMWLHHPRTSHMKQLLSLSHSGSIGNIQFIHSTSTMQTRAGFLESNIRVKADLDGLGALGDLAWYCIGASLWAKGYQLPATVTALPDVTRNAAGVILSITASLHWDQPDQTVATIHCSFLSHTSMDLAICGSNGSLHVRDFIIPYQEHVASFDFTFGAKFVDLHIGWNVKPEEVHVANVLPQEALMVQEFASLVATGPDNKWPQITRKTQLVVDALNKSLDLGCKPVSL from the exons ATGGCCAAACCCGAAACGGTGCGTTTCGCCATCATGGGCTGCGCCCACATCGCGAGAAAAGTGGCTCGAGCCATTGCCTTAGCGCCCAACGCCACCCTTTGTGCCGTAGCCAGCCGTTCCCTCCAAAAGGCCCAAACCTTCGCCGCCCAAAACGCCCTCCCCGACACCGTCGCCCTTTATGGCAGCTACCAAGAGCTGCTCGACGATCCAACTGTGGACGCAGTGTACCTGCCGCTCCCAACTTCTCTGCACGTGCGGTGGGCGGTGGCGGCCGCCGCCCGGAGGAAGCACGTGCTGCTGGAGAAGCCGGCTGCGCTAGATGCGGCGGAGCTAGAGCGGATCTTGGAGGCGTGCGAGTCGAATGGCGTGCAGTTCATGGACGGGAGCATGTGGCTGCATCACCCTAGGACCTCTCATATGAAGCAACTTTTGTCCCTTTCTCATTCTGGAAGCATTGGAAACATTCAATTT ATTCACAGCACATCAACAATGCAAACAAGAGCTGGATTCCTGGAGAGCAACATCAGAGTGAAGGCAGACTTGGATGGGCTTGGTGCGTTGGGTGACCTGGCATGGTACTGCATTGGTGCTTCCTTGTGGGCAAAGGGATACCAATTGCCAGCCACCGTCACTGCTCTTCCCGATGTCACAAGAAACGCCGCCGGAGTCATCTTGTCCATCACCGCCTCTTTGCATTGGGACCAACCAGACCAAACCGTCGCAACCATCCACTGTTCCTTTCTCTCTCACACTTCCATGGACCTTGCCATATGTGGTTCCAACGGCTCCCTGCATGTCAGGGATTTTATAATCCCTTACCAGGAACACGTTGCTTCCTTTGACTTCACATTTGGTGCCAAGTTTGTTGATCTTCACATTGGGTGGAATGTGAAGCCAGAGGAAGTTCATGTAGCCAATGTGCTCCCTCAAGAAGCACTTATGGTGCAAGAGTTTGCTAGCCTTGTCGCCACTGGCCCCGATAATAAGTGGCCTCAGATTACTAGAAAGACTCAGCTCGTCGTTGATGCGCTCAACAAGTCGTTAGACCTCGGCTGCAAACCCGTTTCCTTGTAG
- the LOC112733749 gene encoding uncharacterized protein has protein sequence MSTVNTFKEIMESDKEFPTELQSITFQILSSNDTAHMEAIFYNLFSPEPKPKPHSEALAFLQCSKKYHPDLLFIKLFFLLRCGATPLTRANSARALHLLSTPDIWPKLKPVAQASLKAHFTAYLKEETSLHVLRLVAPVLAETLSIIYKDHQQHWPEVLDFLVSFTASNDDKSRETALLVFANLRKDCRLRVSDALRGAVPVLRTSFMESLGSSNADIQVAAFGAVVSLVRLFSDPCVFHELLRAMMVAAFALLHGSDGSYFRRAFAEMVRLVMEEPAPLKPYASDMVLDVLQIVESDAGLSIVTQQAAFELVMAMTEVEDYATVLKSHNHQTLVRVFMIPMKMLMFVEDEDDKKEKDGSGVYKVGLKWLNRLCVTVGGDIVVNIGCHILKIFLDSQHWKKRHAGIALLTVLSKDFSDEMVMRENFLMEVVTKFFKSFQDCHDRVRLAAFSFMQMPTNFVQAMHVLYHHRLMHAFAAALDTTQNYKVKEQTASAMLFFLKTTLPDSLTLYKNADVITNKFLSILKGKEGAKLRSIALVTLNIIAQQCHELAHKYCSSYLPILLEECQDNNSEIKEEATRGIRICAELGTPHLKPLVNSTLFVP, from the exons ATGAGTACAGTCAACACATTCAAAGAAATCATGGAGTCGGATAAAGAATTCCCAACCGAACTGCAATCCATAACCTTCCAGATCCTTAGCTCCAACGACACCGCACATATGGAAGCTATCTTCTACAATCTCTTCTCTCCCGAACCTAAACCCAAACCTCACTCCGAAGCACTCGCCTTCCTCCAATGCTCCAAGAAATACCACCCGGATCTCCTCTTCATCaagctcttcttcctcctccgaTGCGGCGCCACCCCGCTCACGCGCGCCAACTCCGCACGCGCCCTCCACCTCCTCAGCACACCGGACATCTGGCCCAAACTCAAGCCCGTCGCCCAGGCCAGCCTCAAGGCCCACTTCACAGCCTACCTCAAGGAAGAAACCTCCCTCCACGTCCTAAGGCTCGTTGCACCCGTCCTAGCCGAAACCCTTTCCATTATATATAAAGACCACCAACAACACTGGCCTGAGGTTCTTGACTTCTTAGTGTCGTTTACTGCCTCAAACGACGATAAGTCCCGCGAAACGGCGCTCTTGGTTTTCGCCAATTTGCGCAAAGACTGCCGTTTACGCGTTTCCGATGCGCTCCGCGGGGCAGTTCCCGTGCTCCGCACCTCATTTATGGAATCGCTGGGATCATCCAACGCTGACATTCAGGTGGCGGCTTTCGGCGCCGTGGTGAGCCTCGTCCGTTTGTTCTCCGATCCATGCGTGTTCCACGAGCTCCTCCGCGCTATGATGGTGGCGGCTTTCGCTCTCCTGCATGGCTCCGACGGGAGCTATTTTCGGCGCGCTTTTGCGGAGATGGTGAGGCTGGTGATGGAGGAACCGGCCCCGCTGAAGCCTTACGCGAGCGACATGGTACTGGACGTGCTCCAGATCGTGGAAAGCGACGCAGGTTTGAGCATCGTGACGCAGCAAGCTGCGTTCGAGCTGGTGATGGCGATGACGGAGGTGGAGGATTATGCGACGGTGCTGAAGAGCCATAACCACCAGACTCTGGTCAGGGTTTTCATGATCCCGATGAAGATGCTGATGTTCGTTGAGGACGAAgatgataaaaaagagaaagacGGGAGTGGTGTGTACAAAGTTGGATTGAAGTGGTTGAATCGGCTTTGCGTGACGGTTGGAGGGGACATAGTTGTGAACATTGGCTGTCATATTTTAAAGATTTTCTTGGATTCACAGCACTGGAAGAAGCGCCATGCAGGGATTGCTTTGCTCACTGTGCTTTCAAAAGATTTCTCAGACGAAATG GTGATGAGAGAAAATTTTCTAATGGAAGttgtaacaaaatttttcaaGTCATTCCAAGATTGCCATGATCGAGTTCGGTTGGCAGCTTTTAGCTTTATGCAGATGCCTACAAACTTTGTCCAAGCGATGCATGTCCTCTATCATCATAGGCTTATGCATGCCTTTGCCGCTGCACTTGACACTACCCAGAACTATAAAGTCAAG GAACAAACAGCATCGGCAATGCTATTTTTTCTAAAGACTACTCTTCCAGACAGCTTAACATTGTACAAGAATGCAGATGTTataacaaacaaatttttgtcaATACTTAAG GGTAAAGAAGGTGCTAAGCTTAGAAGTATTGCTCTGGTAACTCTCAACATAATTGCACAGCAGTGTCATGAATTAGCTCACAA GTATTGTTCGAGTTATCTTCCAATCTTACTAGAAGAATGTCAGGACAATAATTCTGAAATCAAAGAG GAAGCAACACGTGGAATTCGAATATGCGCAGAACTTGGAACACCTCATTTAAAGCCTCTTGTCAATAGTACCCTGTTTGTTCCATAA
- the LOC112733746 gene encoding zinc finger protein 4, which produces MKPRFDLELEASAAEYESEVSSQVASNISSLQETSAGPSTDTLTNSYKLANPMEFDALSLDLTLSFGNNETGEKAGDSIGLSFSSTSESSNEPTFQTGTVPRVFSCNYCQRKFFSSQALGGHQNAHKRERTLAKRAMRMGLFSERYASLASLPLHGSFRSLGIKAHSSVHHQAFAPSIRPPEIKTNARFDQGYVGLPIFLEDDESELLWPGSFRQVTSEGGDSNQAFMLAGSSNLSFTEVNPPVEIDNSTPELTLKL; this is translated from the coding sequence ATGAAACCAAGATTTGATCTGGAATTGGAGGCCTCAGCAGCAGAATATGAATCTGAGGTTAGCAGCCAGGTTGCTTCCAACATATCCTCTCTTCAAGAAACCTCTGCAGGCCCTTCAACGGACACCTTAACCAACTCTTACAAACTCGCGAATCCAATGGAGTTCGATGCTCTCTCGCTTGATTTAACTCTCAGCTTTGGCAACAATGAAACAGGGGAAAAAGCAGGGGATTCAATAGGACTCTCATTCTCTAGCACTAGTGAAAGCAGCAATGAACCAACTTTCCAAACTGGCACTGTACCAAGAGTCTTCTCTTGCAATTACTGCCAGCGCAAATTTTTCAGCTCGCAGGCTCTTGGAGGCCACCAGAACGCACACAAGAGGGAGCGAACGCTGGCAAAGCGCGCCATGCGAATGGGGCTATTCTCTGAGAGGTATGCTAGTTTAGCATCTCTGCCTCTTCATGGTTCTTTCAGATCCTTGGGGATTAAGGCACACTCTTCAGTTCATCACCAAGCATTTGCACCATCAATTAGGCCTCCTGAGATAAAAACAAATGCAAGATTCGACCAAGGTTATGTCGGCCTTCCTATATTCTTGGAGGATGATGAGTCAGAACTGCTCTGGCCTGGTAGTTTCCGGCAGGTTACTAGCGAAGGAGGCGATAGCAATCAGGCATTCATGCTGGCCGGGAGTTCGAATTTGAGTTTTACTGAGGTGAATCCACCAGTTGAGATAGATAACTCTACACCTGAATTAACATTGAAGCTTTAA
- the LOC112735482 gene encoding protein GAMETE EXPRESSED 1: MSQRIHLLVIILLCFLLRCESWGWFSSANKGTHSKEGPYDNNGGISRGSSAEFSVEGFNDRKGLKLVENARKKMVGANTCWQRAYQHLFAGCSEILATDDKRSRLAWHLSDCFQRDSGRPSFPHCDEKSSMTVCLRALDDIAHKVYLEFYLETNTICHQLQAYAFKHETERLVTELKSSAQYVEDKLDSIDEKSEHLLQGSKHIVDSMNSIDIHTQQVAQTAKNVQDHIGIVLRHSESVYEQTKKIEASQLQLKDGQEDMKRSLEDGVALLKESYGYLGQEIGKLRDEAIVIEHEVTKVGDAMALKMSNLQSKAEDIGNMAGISLDKQQQLLHGQSTALEGLNSLSEFQSKALEESRKTLQYFAEYGHRQHEELLQKQEQIQGLHDRLMENSKSILSAQESFESKQATMFIALDKLFALQNAMLVESRVIKAFFIYSISIFVIYMLTSTKQTYNVRPWLYIGLCATFFIEVTIIRYTNDNMEQQTWIINTTRLLFMVAASVHLLYAICTYRDYEMLNHQMLLTLMNKLNNLQAQKGLPWDMHTDYVEWTEWVDADLPDDVNCLDDPDYVLPEEVAENSITPSTNTKSYNLRPRNHSR, encoded by the exons ATGAGTCAGAGGATTCATCTACTTGTTATCATTCTACTTTGCTTCTTATTAAGGTGCGAGTCATGGGGTTGGTTTTCATCAGCTAATAAAGGTACTCACTCTAAAGAGGGACCTTATGACAATAACGGAGGCATCTCTAGAGGCTCTAGTGCTGAATTCTCCGTTGAGGGCTTCAACGACCGGAAGGGATTGAAGTTGGTGGAGAATGCTAGGAAGAAAATGGTTGGTGCAAACACATGTTGGCAAAGAGCTTATCAGCACCTTTTCGCAGGATGTTCCGAGATTCTGGCTACCGACGATAAGCGGTCTAGACTTGCTTGGCATCTCAGTGATTGCTTTCAAAGAGACTCTGGCAGGCCTTCTTTTCCGCATTGCGACGAGAAATCCTCCATGACCGTATGCCTAAGAGCCTTAGATGACATTGCTCATAAGGTCTACCTTGAATTCTACCTTGAAACCAACACTATTTGTCATCAGTTACA GGCGTATGCATTCAAACATGAAACAGAGAGGCTTGTGACTGAACTAAAAAGTTCAGCTCAATATGTGGAGGACAAATTAGATAGCATTGATGAGAAATCAGAACATCTATTGCAAGGATCGAAACATATCGTCGATTCCATGAACTCCATCGATATTCACACCCAACAAGTTGCTCAAACTGCTAAGAACGTGCAAGATCATATAGGCATTGTGTTAAGGCATTCGGAGAGTGTATACGAGCAGACTAAGAAGATTGAAGCCTCCCAATTGCAATTGAAAGATGGACAAGAGGATATGAAGAGGAGTTTGGAGGATGGAGTAGCATTGCTCAAAGAATCTTACGGTTATTTGGGCCAAGAAATAGGCAAGTTAAGAGATGAAGCCATTGTGATTGAGCATGAGGTAACTAAAGTTGGAGATGCAATGGCATTAAAGATGAGCAATTTACAAAGCAAAGCTGAGGACATTGGAAACATGGCTGGGATTTCTTTAGATAAGCAACAACAACTTCTACATGGACAATCTACAGCACTTGAAGGCTTGAATTCTTTATCCGAATTTCAATCCAAAGCACTAGAGGAAAGCAG GAAAACCTTGCAATATTTTGCTGAATATGGGCATAGACAACATGAGGAGCTGCTTCAAAAACAAGAACAGATACAAGGACTTCATGATCGTTTGAtggaaaattcaaaatcaatattGTCTGCTCAG gaATCTTTTGAGTCAAAACAAGCTACCATGTTTATTGCTCTAGACAAGCTTTTTGCTTTGCAAAATGCTATGCTGGTTGAATCACGAGTGATTAAAGCTTTCTTCATTTATTCCATATCAATCTTTGTGATCTATATGTTGACTAGTACAAAGCAAACATACAATGTCAGGCCATGGCTATATATTG GGCTTTGTGCTACTTTCTTTATCGAAGTAACCATTATTCGTTACACCAATGATAACATGGAGCAACAAACATGGATAATAAACACAACCCGGTTATTGTTCATGGTAGCTGCCTCAGTTCATCTTCTATACGCCATTTGCACATACAG GGACTATGAAATGTTGAACCATCAGATGCTACTCACTCTCATGAACAAGCTTAACAATTTGCAAGCACAAAAGGGGTTGCCATGGGACATGCATACTGATTATGTTGAATGGACAGAGTGGGTAGATGCTGATTTACCCGATGACGTGAATTGTCTTGATGATCCTGACTATGTACTTCCAGAAGAAGTTGCAGAGAATTCGATCACGCCGTCTACAAATACAAAAAGTTATAATCTACGCCCACGCAACCACTCTCGTTGA
- the LOC112733750 gene encoding LOW QUALITY PROTEIN: uncharacterized protein (The sequence of the model RefSeq protein was modified relative to this genomic sequence to represent the inferred CDS: inserted 2 bases in 2 codons) produces MENGMFTVHHTIGSVLCCKCGIPMQPNAANMCVKCLSSENNITEGLLKRLELKHCPECDSYLQPPRNWVKLQLESKELLTFCLKKLQXMNLWNAEFXWTEPHSKRIKVKVKVQKEILNGVILEQTYPVEYIQRDQMCEPCSRVQANPDQWVAAVQLRQHVSHRRTFFYLEQLILKHDAAASAIRIKETDQGIDFFFSNRSHGVKFVEFLGKVAPVRSRHDKQLVSHDPKSNNYNYKYTFSVEISPICREDLICLPPKVAVSLGNLGPLVICTKVSSSIALLDPFTLRHCFLDADQYWRASFKSLLTSRQLVEYIVLDVEVIRSAEVTIAGTKYFLAEAQVARVSDFGKNDTIFSIKTHLGHLLSPGDYALGYDLYGANTNDIELDKYRGLVLPEAVLVKKSYEEKRQKKRSKPRSWKLKSLSMEVDDKGRIEQDKKISDYEQFLKDIEENPELRFNLSLYRNKEYQQSEMASVTDGEEVPSVPLDELLADLDLSEDEDGDEDMEA; encoded by the exons ATGGAAAATGGTATGTTCACGGTTCATCATACAATTGGCAGCGTTCTGTGTTGCAAATGTGGAATTCCAATGCAACCAAATGCTGCCAACATGTGTGTCAAGTGTTTAAGCTCAGAAAATAATATCACTGAGGGTCTACTGAAGCGTCTTGAGCTCAAGCATTGCCCTGAATGTGATAGCTACCTTCAGCCGCCAAGAAATTGGGTCAAGCTACAGTTAGAATCTAAGGAGCTGCTAACCTTTTGCTTGAAGAAGTTGC GAATGAATCTGTGGAATGCTGAGT ATTGGACTGAGCCCCACTCCAAGAGGATCAAAGTCAAGGTTAAGGTTCAGAAGGAGATTCTGAATGGAGTAATCCTTGAACAGACTTATCCTGTCGAGTATATTCAACGGGATCAAATGTGTGAACCTTGCTCCAGGGTCCAGGCTAACCCTGACCAGTGGGTCGCCGCCGTGCAACTCCGGCAGCACGTTTCTCATAGGCGTACTTTCTTTTATTTGGAGCAGCTGATTCTGAAACATGATGCCGCTGCCAGTGCTATAAGAATCAAAGAGACAGATCAGGGAATTGACTTCTTTTTCTCTAATCGGAGTCATGGTGTCAAATTTGTGGAATTTCTGGGGAAAGTTGCTCCTGTGAGAAGCCGTCATGATAAGCAACTTGTATCCCATGATCCTAAGAGTAATAACTACAACTACAAATATACATTTTCTGTTGAAATCTCCCCTATTTGCCGCGAGGACTTAATATGTCTGCCACCAAAAGTTGCTGTTAGTTTGGGAAACCTTGGTCCCCTTGTGATTTGTACCAAGGTTAGCAGCAGCATTGCTCTGCTTGATCCATTTACCCTGAGGCATTGCTTCTTGGATGCTGATCAATACTGGAGGGCATCCTTTAAGTCTCTGCTTACTAGCCGACAGCTGGTGGAATATATTGTGCTAGATGTGGAAGTTATTCGTTCTGCTGAGGTTACTATTGCTGGTACTAAATATTTTTTGGCAGAGGCTCAAGTGGCTCGTGTGTCGGATTTTGGGAAGAATGACACAATATTTTCCATCAAGACGCATTTGGGCCATCTTTTGAGTCCTGGTGATTATGCTCTTGGTTATGACCTATATGGGGCTAACACTAATGATATTGAACTGGACAAGTACAGAGGACTTGTCCTTCCCGAAGCAGTTTTAGTAAAGAAGAGTTATGAAGAGAAGCGCCAGAAGAAACGCTCCAAGCCTCGTTCATGGAAGCTTAAATCACTTAGCATGGAAGTTGATGATAAGGGTAGAATTGAACAAGACAAGAAGATCTCAGATTATGAACAGTTCTTAAAGGATATAGAAGAAAACCCTGAACTGAGGTTCAATTTATCATTGTATCGTAATAAAGAGTACCAACAATCAGAGATGGCATCAGTGACAGATGGGGAAGAGGTGCCTTCAGTTCCACTAGATGAGTTGTTGGCTGATCTTGATCTGAGTGAGGACGAGGATGGGGATGAGGATATGGAAGCGTAA